The Vitis riparia cultivar Riparia Gloire de Montpellier isolate 1030 chromosome 3, EGFV_Vit.rip_1.0, whole genome shotgun sequence genome includes a region encoding these proteins:
- the LOC117911239 gene encoding putative disease resistance protein At1g50180, whose translation MATEAVVSFAVERIGDMLIQEVTFLKKVRGQVQRLQKDLRAMKCFLEEAEKKQEEDVRVRNWVSEIREAVYEVEDIIDMFILNAESLRTNYFHKRVFKKLINRHKVGKKIEDIQLTLQDISNRREALGIKNIGEGTSRSGQMLQDLRRSSPRAEERVIVGLTEEADKLVKQLTVGDQRRRVISLVGMGGIGKTTLAKKVYNHEKIVEHFPDCRAWIYVSQDCRPREVYMQIINQVSAPSKEQAEMIEKYGENELGDFLHDHLKEKRYLIVLDDVWSCADWDILAKVSSNDPDCLGNVFPDGSNGSRLLLTTRYKYVALHADARTIPHEMQLLSKQQSWDLFCRKAFLDADTESYPPDLKELGEAMVDKCNGLPLAIVVLGGLLSRNTSRTEWKQVHDDISAYLAKEGQMGVMAMLNLSYIDLPHYLKPCFLHLSLFPEDYVISSRKLLLLWTAEGFVPEQDDRRMKDVAEVYLNELINRNLIQVVRMSVNGRVTKCRVHDLVRELAIEKAKEQNFIGTYIADPLSPSTSLSLFSPKSRRRSIYSDFERISEIGVKIYRKKGQTAESSRQAVTKLAAVLRHPRNPRGQNHI comes from the exons ATGGCGACAGAGGCTGTGGTTTCCTTTGCGGTTGAAAGGATCGGTGACATGCTTATTCAAGAGGTAACTTTCTTGAAGAAGGTGCGCGGGCAAGTCCAGAGGCTGCAGAAAGATCTAAGGGCGATGAAATGCTTCTTGGAAGAAGCGGAGAAGAAGCAAGAAGAAGATGTAAGAGTGCGCAACTGGGTTTCTGAAATCCGGGAAGCGGTTTATGAAGTTGAGGACATCATAGACATGTTCATCCTGAATGCAGAGTCCCTGAGAACAAACTACTTTCACAAGCGTGTCTTCAAGAAGTTGATAAACCGCCATAAGGTTGGCAAGAAAATTGAAGACATCCAACTGACCCTCCAAGACATCTCAAATAGGCGGGAGGCTCTCgggataaaaaatattggagAAGGAACAAGCCGTTCGGGTCAAATGTTGCAGGATCTAAGACGCTCCTCTCCTCGTGCAGAAGAACGTGTCATCGTGGGCCTTACAGAGGAGGCAGATAAGCTAGTGAAGCAGCTCACCGTAGGAGACCAAAGGCGCCGCGTGATTTCTTTGGTAGGAATGGGCGGCATAGGCAAAACCACCCTTGCCAAGAAGGTCTATAATCATGAAAAAATTGTGGAACACTTTCCAGATTGTCGTGCCTGGATTTATGTATCCCAAGATTGTAGACCCAGAGAGGTTTATATGCAAATTATTAACCAGGTTTCTGCACCCAGTAAAGAGCAAGCAGAAATGATAGAGAAGTATGGAGAGAACGAGTTGGGGGATTTCCTTCATGATCATTTGAAGGAGAAAAGATATTTGATAGTTCTGGATGATGTATGGAGCTGTGCCGATTGGGATATTCTTGCAAAAGTGAGCAGCAACGATCCTGATTGCCTTGGAAATGTTTTTCCCGATGGGAGTAACGGCAGCAGATTACTTCTTACAACTCGATATAAGTATGTTGCTTTGCATGCAGATGCTCGAACTATTCCCCATGAAATGCAGCTTCTTTCGAAACAACAGAGCTGGGACTTGTTTTGTCGGAAGGCGTTCCTTGATGCTGATACCGAGAGCTATCCACCAGATTTGAAGGAACTTGGGGAAGCGATGGTGGACAAATGTAATGGTTTGCCATTGGCCATCGTTGTATTGGGAGGTTTGCTGTCAAGAAATACGTCACGTACAGAATGGAAGCAGGTGCACGATGACATTAGTGCATACCTTGCTAAAGAAGGCCAAATGGGAGTAATGGCAATGCTAAACCTGAGCTACATCGACTTGCCACATTACTTGAAACCGTGCTTTCTTCATTTAAGCCTCTTCCCAGAAGATTATGTGATCTCCTCAAGAAAACTGCTCCTTTTATGGACTGCTGAGGGTTTTGTGCCAGAACAAGATGACCGAAGAATGAAAGACGTGGCTGAGGTTTACTTGAATGAGTTAATCAATAGAAATTTGATTCAAGTAGTGAGAATGAGTGTTAATGGAAGAGTTACGAAATGTCGGGTTCATGACCTTGTACGAGAGTTGGCCATTGAAAAGGCAAAAGAGCAAAACTTCATTGGAACTTATATCGCAGATCCTTTATCCCCCTCCACCAGTTTATCTCTCTTTTCACCTAAATCCCGTCGACGAAGCATTTATTCTGACTTTGAGAG AATCTCTGAGATTGGAGTTAAAATTTACCGCAAAAAAG GTCAAACAGCAGAAAGCTCCAGGCAAGCAGTTACAAAATTAGCCGCCGTCCTCAGACATCCAAGAAATCCTCGTGGCCAAAATCACAT